The following proteins are co-located in the Eublepharis macularius isolate TG4126 chromosome 5, MPM_Emac_v1.0, whole genome shotgun sequence genome:
- the SMIM29 gene encoding small integral membrane protein 29, with the protein MSNATLPTSPEPTSDSLVGYVLVPFFLITVVGIIMAVMMYIQKKRRYDRLRHHLLPMYSYDPAEELHEAEQELLVEPEDTKVMRGWGGYQPYRASLTDVKA; encoded by the exons ATGAGTAACGCTACCCTGCCCACCTCCCCTGAGCCGACCAGTGACTCTTTGGTGGGCTATGTTCTGGTGCCATTTTTTCTTATCACTGTGGTTGGGATCATCATGGCTGTG ATGATGTATATTCAGAAGAAGAGGAG GTATGACCGACTACGTCATCACTTGCTGCCAATGTATAGCTACGATCCTGCGGAGGAACTGCAtgaagcagaacaggagctcttgGTGGAGCCAGAGGACACAAAA GTGATGCGAGGTTGGGGAGGATACCAGCCCTACCGTGCTTCGCTTACGGATGTGAAGGCTTAA